One Spirochaetota bacterium genomic window, CGCACCCTGGATGCGCATGGGAAAAGAGCTCATGGGGGACTGATACAGCATGTCTCCTTTTCCAAGGAGCTTCTCGGCGCCATTCTGGTCTATTATGGTCCTGGAATCGGTTTTCTGGGCCACCTGGAAGGCGATGCGCGCCGGAAAATTGGCCTTGATCACGCCGGTGATGACGTCCACCGAGGGACGCTGCGTGGCGAGCACCAGGTGGATTCCGACCGCGCGGGACTTCTGCGCGATCCTCGTAATGCAGCCCTCGATCTCCTTGGACGCCACCATCATGAGATCGGCGAGCTCGTCCATGATGATGACGATGTAGGGAAGCCGTTCGTATGTGGTTCCATATCCCTTCACCTTCTGGTTGTAGCGATCGATGTCCCGCGTGTTAAGCTGGGAAAGCAGGCGATAGCGCCGCTCCATCTCGTACATGGCCCACTTTAATGCCTTGGGCGCCACCTGGGCGTCGACGATCACGGGATGGAGAAGGTGCGGTATACCGTTATAAAGCTGGAGCTCCACCATCTTCGGGTCGACCATGATGAAGCGCACAAAATTGGGATCGTAGCAGTACAAAAGGCTTGTGATAATGGAGTTCACGCACACGGATTTTCCCGATCCCGTCGCCCCCGCGATGAGGAGGTGCGGGAGCTTCTTTAAGTCGAGCATAACGGGTTTCCCCAGGATGTCCTTTCCCAGTGCGACCTTGAGCTGGCCGGTTGAACCCTGGAACTCGCGCGAGCCCAGGACATCGCCCAATGACACCATCTCCCGGTGGCCGTTGGGAACCTCGACCCCGATTGCGGATTTTCCCGGGATGGGAGCGACGATACGCACCCGCGAACCGGCAAGCGCCATGGCGATATCGTCCGATAAGCTCACGATCCGGTTGACCTTGATGCCGGGCGCGATCTGCATCTCGTAAAGGGTGATAACCGGGCCCCGGTTTACATTGATCACCCTGGACTCGATCCCGAAGTCGCGAAGCGTGGTTACCAGTAATTCTGAATTTTTAATGATTTCGGCGCGCCAGCTGTCCCCGTCGACCACGGAGGATGACTGTAGAAACGCGGTGGGCACTATATACTCGTGATTTATGGGGATTTCCTCGAAAACCTTATCCTCCGGTGTCATGCCGGCTTCAATCCCCCCGAAGTCGAAGGTCTGCTGCACCTCTCCCGGGGAGCCGCCCTTGCGAACAGGGCTTTGAATTTCCGACTGCGACGGCATCGTCTCCGTGATGGGAAAATCCGCGACCGGCGCCGTCCGCGCCGCAAGGATTTCGTCCGCCTGGGCGCTGCGGACAGCATCCCTCAATTCTTCCTCGTTATCGGAGATGGTGAAGCGGCCTTTTTTTATTATCTGCACATCGCCTTCCTCGAAGCCGTCGGGACGGGCATTTTCCTCTTCGGGCGCGGACAATATCTCCGTAACGGGGTTGTAATCGACCGTAATTTCCGCGGGGGGAGCGTATTCCCGGGAATCCAACGCGGAATTCCATCCTTCGTCGCTTTCTGCAGGGAACCCATCCGGTACCGGCGCGCCCGTGGGTTCGGTAGTTTCCGCCGAAAGCGAATTGCGAAATTCCAGGAGGTTGAGCGCAAACCTGCCCCTGCCGCTTTCGTCCTCCTGGATTTTGCCTTTATACACCTTTACGCGCTTCCTGGTGACCCAGGGGGGCTTTTTCGCTTTTTGGTGCGCGTCGTCAAGATCCTCGTTAATGGAATTCAACGGGGCGGAATGGTTCCTGGAAAATACGCGGGTGAGCGACGCAAGCCGGTTCTTGAACGCGGGTACCGACTTGAAATGAGAGCTGTTAATGATCCGGGTCACCGATAACGCCCCCAGTAATATCAGCCCTATGAGATTGAGAAGTACGATCACCAAAGAAGATCCGACGCTTCCCATACAGCGATCGAGAAAGGTGTGAACGTACAAGCCTACGAACCCGCCCGCATCTTGGGGCATCCTGCTCGCAAATACGAGCGACAGGAGCACGGATAATGTCAGGAGGAGAAAGGACAGGGAAAATATCCGCTCAATATCCTGCGATATGTTTCCCCTTGTGAGCACGGAATATCCGGAAAGTCCGAATATGCCGCACAGAACCAGCGCGGAGTACCCGAATGCCGTGCGGAGGAAATTGGCCATCCAGGCGCCAAACGGGCCAATGAGATTTTTGACCGGCCTGTTCTGCTGAAGCTGGTCAATATCGTTCAGGCTGAAGCTTGCGAGGGTGAGCATCAGGATAATAGTAAACACTATAATCAAAACGCCCGCAATCTCCTGGTACCGCCGGTCGCTTAACACCCAATGCCTCCTTGCTCGATGCACTAAAATTTCATCCAGTCCCGCACAGGACTGCGGCTGACGGAGAGTAGGCCCGTCATCCGCGGCATTCACCGGAATGGCGGAATATCTCCACGCGGGAATAAAATCGGGCATTCCCCTGAAGACGCCGCGCCGGGCTGGTGACTTTTCCCTGTCTCCTCTGATTTTCGGTTCAACGAAGGCGATTTTTTAGTGGATTAAGCCGGCACCCGGCACCAGAGGGTAAAAATATGGCGCCTTGAGCAAACGAGAATAATAACGGATTCAGACAATATGACCGATACTACCGGCCTGCACAAGGAGCGCCTTCACGAATTCCCCGGTCTTTTGGGTTAGCTGAAAGGAAGGCGGATCTCCCGGCGGGCCGGGCCCTGTTTCCGGGACGGCGGCTTCGTAAGGATCCGATACTGCCTTAAACTTCGAGGACCAGTACCTCGATGAGCGGATTCCTGCGGGTGAGGCGATATACATGGTTCTTGAGGTTTTTCTTCAAGATTATGGCAATTTCCCGGGCGGGGGTGCCGTCTTCAAGAAGCTTGTGCGCCTGTTCCTCCGCATCGGCCCTGATCATGTCGACGATGCGCGTGGTGCGACCGGTGATGAACCCCCGTGCGAGCACCTCGGGTCTTCGTACGAGCATACCTTCCGATACGACGGCAGTTACCACCACGATGCCCTCGTGGGACATCGATTTGCGATCCGTGATGATTGCGCTCGAGATGTCCTCAATTTCGTTTCCATCGACGAAGACCTGGGAGAGCTCGATCTTGCCCGATTTTTCGAAGCTTTTACCCGTAAGAGAGAGTACGTCGCCGTTTTCGGCGATAAGGATGCGGGAAGTAGGGATTCCGATGGATTCGGCAAGCCGGGCATGCGCGCGGAGGTGGCGGTATTCGCCGTGGATGGGGAGAAAAAACTTGGGTCGCGTGAGGGAAATCATGAGCTTCAGCTCTTCCTGCGACGCGTGACCCGAGACATGGATATCCTCGTCCTGTTCGTAGAAAACATCGGCCCCCATCCGCATGAGGGCATTTATCACCGTGTACACCGTGCGCTCGTTCCCCGGAATGACCGATGCGGTTATTATCACGGTGTCCCCGGCCCCTGCCATGATATTCTTGTGCGTTCCGGAGGACATGCGTGCGAGCGCCGACATGGGCTCGCCCTGGGATCCGGTGCAAATGACCACGAGGCGCTTCTGGGGGATTGAACCCGCCTGCTTGATATCCACCACGAGATTGTCTTTGTAGGTGAGGTAGCCCAGGTTTTTCGCGATCTCGACATTCTTGATCATCGTGGTGCCGGAGAAGACGACCTTCCGGTTGTATTTTCGGGCCGCGTCGAGTACCTGCTGTATGCGATGGATATTGGACGCGAACGTGGCGACGATGATCCTTCCCCGCGCATCGGCGAATATTTCGAACAGCTTTGAGGCGAGAACGCTTTCGGAGCGGGTGTACCCCTTCCTTTCGGCGTTCGTGCTGTCGGACATGAGAAGGAGCACGCCTTTCTCTCCATATTCCGAAAAGCGAAAGATGTCGGTTACCTTTCCGTCAACCGGGGAATAATCGATCTTGAAATCGCCCGTGTGAATAATGACGCCCACGGGGGTCGAGATCGCGAGGGCCGTTCCGTCGATAATAGAATGATTAACCCTTAGAAAGTCCACGAGGAATCCCCCGATCCGAACCTGTGAACCGGGTTCCACTTCGATCAGGACGGGTTTCTCTGCCGGCGGTTTTTCTTCGAGCCTGCTCTGGATGAGACCCAGGGTCAGCCTTGTCCCGTATATGGGCGCGGATATCTGCTGCATAAGGTAGGGGACGGCGCCTATGTGGTCCTCGTGTCCGTGGGTTATGATGACCCCCTTCACCCTGGACCGGTTCTTGACCACATACGAAAAATCCGGGATGATGAAATCTATTCCGGGCATCTCCTCGTTGGGAAACATGATGCCGCAATCGACTACCATTATATCGTCCCCGAACTCGAAGAGCGTCATATTGGTTCCGATAGCCGCGAGGCCGCCTATCGGGATAATGGTCAGTTTTTGTTCCCTGCTATGTTTCATATACCGGTATGACCGAATCCTCCGTCATTGCGCTCTGTGCCCGAAAGTTCCCCCGAAAGCTCAAAATCGCCCCTGAATACGCGCGCGAACACCATCTGGGCTATTCTCATCCCGTTCTCCACGAGAAAAGGCTCCTTGCCGAGATTGGCCACTATAATTTTGACTTCGCCGCGATAGTCGGAATCAATGGTGCCCGGGGTGTTGAGAAGGGTGATGCCATGCTTCAAGGCGAGTCCGCTCCTGGGACGAATCTGCGCCTCGAAACCCTCGGGCAGTTCGATTACCATCCCGGTCGGAATGAGCGCTATTGATCCGGGCTGAATGCTCAGGGGCGCATCCATGAGCGCGAAAATATCGGCCCCGGAGGCCCCATGGCTCTGATAGGACGGCAGGCGCGCGCCCTCTGCTAGCGTAATCTTCACAGGTATCATGAAAAAGGCAGGCTCTGCACCCGCCCTTTCCATCTGAGTGATAACTACACCGTTGTCAAGAAAATACTCGGTTCGCTGAAAATCAGGGACATCCCCGCGTGGTTCTACCGGGGTGCGTTTTGCGCCTGAAGATTCCTGCGATGAAAGTATTTTACGATCGAAGTCTTAAACACGAACGAGAAGATCAGGTACGTCAGCTTGATTAACATGGTTTCCTCCATGACGGATTCAGATAGTAAAGGCTTTTTCTTAAGCAGCTCGAAACAAAACGAGTGAGTGCTCACTCACAACATAAGGATCACTCATCATTTTGTCAATAATTTTTTACGCTCCATACCGATAAAAGACAAGAAGAATCGATCCAGGTTGAAAGATATTTACTACATTCTTACATTCGAGCGGCCAGGATCGCGAAAAATATCTCCCTGGTCTGTTCATTGCGATTCTTGCTGTTTTTCTGGTCGAACAGGTAGGACTGGCGATAGCCTATGACCAACGGGATGGGCAGGGTGAGCAGATGGGTTTCGAAATTGAGTTCCGCCCCCGCTGAACGGAACAAGAGCTGCCGGTTATTGCCCATGCCTGTGCCATGATCATAAAAGGCATTGATAAAAATCCTTTTTATGTATATCAGCCCTCCCAGGTAGTGCTGATACATATGCTTCAAATCGGCAAGCGCCTGCAATCCGGGGTTTGTCAGATACAACGGTATTGTGTAATTCGAGCTTACCCGGTAAAAATCGTCGAAAAAGACGTACTCATACCCGCGGGAGAAGAGGACCATGCTTTCAAATCTATAGTTATGCTCCCGCTGGCGCTCATAGGCCCCCTGGAAATACAGGCTTTGATGAGAAAAAAGACCGGGAAAAAACATGGTGGCCCATGCGGAAAACAGGCTGCCGTGGTAATCCCCCTCGAACGGGGTATGGGCATACGATACCGAAGCCTGCTGCCCGAGGACCGGGTAAATATCCTTAATCCACTGGTATCCCCTGGAAAAATTCAATGAATAGGTAAGGGGCGCAAATGTACCGTTATTATTCTTATGGGATTCGGGAAGCTCAAGGTCCGAGATGAAGGTATACGCGATATCGGTTTTCAATTCCAGGAGCGTCATATAACGGTCCCTTGTCAGGTTGAGCGGCACGCGGATCGAGGCGGTGGGAGAAACTTCCCTCCATGAATAATACCTGGTTTCTGTTTTTCCGCCGGGGAACTCGATGTCATAGGTCGAGGTGCGGTCTCCGTACAAAATTCCGATATCGACGATCGGGTACAGGCCGGCGTAGCTGAGGAGCGCGAGACCGGTGTGGGTGCGCTCATTGTAGTTATATATGTAGCCGGCGGACAATTGCAGCGTATTGAGCATGTTGGTCGAGGTAACGAGCAGCGTGAGATCGCTCGGGTTTGGGCCGGGCATAGGATTCCAGCTGTGCAGGGTGAAAAGCGCATCGGGACCGCCATAGTCGCGCACCGGGAATTCCTGGTTCGGAATGTCCTTTAAAATGGACGAGCCGGCTTCCTGCCGTATCAGCGGAGCAAAATAATCGACACTGCGCTTTTCGACTTTTTCCAGGGGAATCCACGCAGCGGGATCGAGCTCCTGGCGGGCAGCCATGTATCCGCGCGCAGTGACATCATTGAAAAGCAGTATTTTCCCATCGGGCGACAGGGCGGGATTATAGGCGCCGAACTTCCTGCTGGTGACCTGCCACACCCGGCGGGTGGCGATTTCGACGGCGTATATGTTGTCGATCCCCGAGAAGGGAGAGCCATAATATATGTATTTGCCGTCCGATACGGGCGTCTGGGCGTCAAGATGCGCGTAAGTGATAATATCAGCTTCTTTTGCGGTGCCGATATCGTACAGCATGAGCGCTTTTCCCTTGTTCCTGTCGATCTTCGTGTACACCAGGCTTGTTCCGCCGGGGGTCCATTGCGGCGTCATGATGAACGGGTTTCCGGGATTGGGGATGCGGGATCGCTCTTCGCCGGTCGCGGCATCGAGGACCACCAGGGAGCAGAGGTTCTGCTCGGTGAACTCGACGCAGGCGATTTCTTTTTCGTCCGACGAAAGCGCGGGCGCGTATAAATTTGATCGTGAGCGGAAGGTGTGTAGCGCCCCGGTCCGGGCGTTATAGCGCTTAATGACCGAGTAGCTCTGCTGCCCCCAGCGCAGGTCGGGAACACTTTCCGTCCATACCACGGAATCACCCACGACCGAGGAATTTAGGTGGCTGATCATTCCGGGCTTGAATACTGGAATTTCCCTGCCCGTAGGGTCTATTTTAACAAATTCGAACCTGTCTTCCATTCCATACTTTAAAACCAGGATATCCCCGGTGGAGGTGAACTGGGGCGCATTATAATAGGTCCACGCCGATTCGCTCCCGGTGGTGAGCGTTGTCGCGCCGGTCAGCGTGAGCCCCTCTACCTGACTGCGCCATAATTTTTGAATTTCATCGATAGCGGCCTCGTAGGTTCCGACCGCGCCGTTATCCGTGTCGGCATACAGGGAATAATGAAACCAGAAGGGAACCGGCAGGCAGGTGGTTTTGTCGATAACACGGCTCCACGTATTGGCCCCATGGTGCCTTCGTGCGTATGAAACCATGTAGTATCCCATGAGATAGGGAGATTGAAGCGGATCCCAGTCAAAGTAAGACCCGAACATGGCCTTATAGTAGGGATAACGGATGCCGCTCAGGAGCTGAGCCCGAAGCTCCACGTCAAACGACGGCTCCCTTCCGCGACCGCTGTCGCTGAGCGCCGTTTCCATGACAACGGCGTCACCTTCGAAAAACCACAGGGGGACAGAAACGAATTCCGCGATAAGCAGGCCCTGTTCCCCGCCGAGAAAATACAAACAGGTGTTCACATTCCTGTTCATAAAGTCGAATTGGATGATATGCCTGTATTCGTGAACGCCCAGGACGTTGTACCAGTCGTTGGTTCCTATGAAGGGATGCTGCGGGGGGACATTGTACCACTCCGATCGGCGCGGTGCAAGCGTCGCCATACCGTTGGAGTCGGCGAATTTATTAAAGAGCAGGACAGTCAGCTTACCCGATTTTGCAGGAAGGGTTTTATAATTGAAATTCCTTAGGTGTTCAAGCGTGTTGGCGACCCTTTGTGCGTCCTTCTCGATTTCTGCGGGGAAAAGGATTTGGAAATGTTCCGTTTCAATTTTCTTCCACTCTATTCCGGGAGGATTCTGCATCGATTCGGGAATGCCGGACAATACCTGAGAGAAGGCGGCGATATGCAATACGCCTATGCTCGCAAGGATCAGAAGGATAGGCGGTATTCTCTTCATTGACGGGGCTCCGTTTACAATTATGCCGCTCGACCATTACTGCTTATTCGATATACCCCTGACGTTCAACCACTATTTCCCCTGCTGACATTATTAAATAAAAACCCACTGCGTTATTACTATTTGACATCGGCAATCGCAAAAGATATTTTTACAGGGCAAGGAGAAACCGGATATGGCAAATTTCACCCGTGTCGAAGGGAAGGATAAAGGAAGAATCGAGCTTTACGCGATAAGCACGTGCGTGTGGTGCAAGAAGGCGAGAAACCTTCTTGATGAAAGGGGGGTTGAGTATTTTTACATTTATGTCGACCTCCTTGAATCCGAAGAAAATTCCAAGATCAAGGAAGACATTAAAAAATGGAATCCCCTTTGTTCTTTTCCTACGCTCATTTTCGACGGAGAGAGGTGTGTCGTAGGATTCGACGAGGGTAAGATTCTCAAGGAACTCGGGTGAGCTGCCATGGAAATTCCCGCAACGGACGTAGAAAGAAATTATCGGGCGCTTAATAAGGACGCGGAATCGGGCGGATATCATCTGAATCCCGATGCTGACTTCACACGGGAGCTCATTATCGGGCTTTTAATCAATGAAAACCGATACGGCTACTGGGCGTGCCCATGCAGGCTCGCCTCGGGATCGAAAAAAAACGACCTGGACATTATTTGCCCGTGCGATTACAGGGACGCGGATCTTGGCGAATTTGATGCATGCTATTGCGGTCTGTACGTTTCTTTAAGGGTCCTTGCTGGAGAAGTAACGGTTCATCCCATACCTGAGCGACGCCTCCCGGATGAGGAAAGGCTCGCGAAAGCGGAGAAAATGGCGAAGGTATCCGACACGCAGAGCCTGGCATATCCGGTTTGGAGATGCACGGTATGTGGCTACCTGTGTGCAAGGGAGGAGCCGCCCGAGGTCTGTCCCGTCTGCAAAGCAAAAAAAGAACGATTCGAGAACTTCATGTAACCAGATTTGCAAGCCGCGTATCATTCTCCTGTTATCGCCATTTCCTACAGTTTCGGCCCCCTCAACGATTGAGCCCT contains:
- a CDS encoding DNA translocase FtsK, giving the protein MGSVGSSLVIVLLNLIGLILLGALSVTRIINSSHFKSVPAFKNRLASLTRVFSRNHSAPLNSINEDLDDAHQKAKKPPWVTRKRVKVYKGKIQEDESGRGRFALNLLEFRNSLSAETTEPTGAPVPDGFPAESDEGWNSALDSREYAPPAEITVDYNPVTEILSAPEEENARPDGFEEGDVQIIKKGRFTISDNEEELRDAVRSAQADEILAARTAPVADFPITETMPSQSEIQSPVRKGGSPGEVQQTFDFGGIEAGMTPEDKVFEEIPINHEYIVPTAFLQSSSVVDGDSWRAEIIKNSELLVTTLRDFGIESRVINVNRGPVITLYEMQIAPGIKVNRIVSLSDDIAMALAGSRVRIVAPIPGKSAIGVEVPNGHREMVSLGDVLGSREFQGSTGQLKVALGKDILGKPVMLDLKKLPHLLIAGATGSGKSVCVNSIITSLLYCYDPNFVRFIMVDPKMVELQLYNGIPHLLHPVIVDAQVAPKALKWAMYEMERRYRLLSQLNTRDIDRYNQKVKGYGTTYERLPYIVIIMDELADLMMVASKEIEGCITRIAQKSRAVGIHLVLATQRPSVDVITGVIKANFPARIAFQVAQKTDSRTIIDQNGAEKLLGKGDMLYQSPMSSFPMRIQGAFISEDEIQSIVSHLRSMGSPNYIDIDESIFEEELSDEDEGDDDELFVEALKIVEETKKASASYLQRRLSIGYNRAARIIELMEERGYIGSQQGSKPREVFV
- a CDS encoding ribonuclease J; this translates as MKHSREQKLTIIPIGGLAAIGTNMTLFEFGDDIMVVDCGIMFPNEEMPGIDFIIPDFSYVVKNRSRVKGVIITHGHEDHIGAVPYLMQQISAPIYGTRLTLGLIQSRLEEKPPAEKPVLIEVEPGSQVRIGGFLVDFLRVNHSIIDGTALAISTPVGVIIHTGDFKIDYSPVDGKVTDIFRFSEYGEKGVLLLMSDSTNAERKGYTRSESVLASKLFEIFADARGRIIVATFASNIHRIQQVLDAARKYNRKVVFSGTTMIKNVEIAKNLGYLTYKDNLVVDIKQAGSIPQKRLVVICTGSQGEPMSALARMSSGTHKNIMAGAGDTVIITASVIPGNERTVYTVINALMRMGADVFYEQDEDIHVSGHASQEELKLMISLTRPKFFLPIHGEYRHLRAHARLAESIGIPTSRILIAENGDVLSLTGKSFEKSGKIELSQVFVDGNEIEDISSAIITDRKSMSHEGIVVVTAVVSEGMLVRRPEVLARGFITGRTTRIVDMIRADAEEQAHKLLEDGTPAREIAIILKKNLKNHVYRLTRRNPLIEVLVLEV
- a CDS encoding dUTP diphosphatase, whose protein sequence is MIPVKITLAEGARLPSYQSHGASGADIFALMDAPLSIQPGSIALIPTGMVIELPEGFEAQIRPRSGLALKHGITLLNTPGTIDSDYRGEVKIIVANLGKEPFLVENGMRIAQMVFARVFRGDFELSGELSGTERNDGGFGHTGI
- a CDS encoding glutaredoxin family protein; translated protein: MANFTRVEGKDKGRIELYAISTCVWCKKARNLLDERGVEYFYIYVDLLESEENSKIKEDIKKWNPLCSFPTLIFDGERCVVGFDEGKILKELG
- a CDS encoding ferredoxin:glutaredoxin reductase; this translates as MEIPATDVERNYRALNKDAESGGYHLNPDADFTRELIIGLLINENRYGYWACPCRLASGSKKNDLDIICPCDYRDADLGEFDACYCGLYVSLRVLAGEVTVHPIPERRLPDEERLAKAEKMAKVSDTQSLAYPVWRCTVCGYLCAREEPPEVCPVCKAKKERFENFM